From Nocardia sp. XZ_19_385, the proteins below share one genomic window:
- a CDS encoding AraC family transcriptional regulator gives MQRLLDPGIRDWNFPRGIASVALMVGYAGEHGVPVARMLAGTGLSEPTLHNPDAQIDAHIELAVIRNLVRELAEVPALGVEVGRRYRITTFGIFGFACVSSPTLGEAIAFALRYLDLSFTFCLPVAEWNAGEFVAWVHDEGVPADVRQFLVERDVTAMNQVMSDLMGAPLRLVRAEFRFPAPAYADRIQDVTGVQPRFGQPYNLFALDPAVLEQPLPQANEHTWAMCLAQCRELVDRRRARTGIAAQVRELLVPGGADGFCAPPGIDTVAGHLNMSTRTLRRHLDAAGTSYRALLDEVRRALAEEMLTATPLSVSDVAIRLGYAESSTFIYAFKRWTGSTPAVYRRERAPAR, from the coding sequence ATGCAGCGTCTTCTTGATCCGGGGATACGCGACTGGAACTTCCCGCGCGGTATCGCCAGCGTGGCGCTGATGGTCGGCTACGCGGGCGAACACGGGGTGCCGGTCGCGCGCATGCTGGCCGGGACCGGGCTGAGCGAGCCGACGCTGCACAATCCCGACGCCCAGATCGACGCGCACATCGAGCTCGCGGTCATCCGCAACCTGGTCCGCGAACTCGCCGAGGTGCCCGCCCTCGGCGTGGAGGTCGGCCGCCGGTACCGCATCACCACCTTCGGGATCTTCGGTTTCGCCTGCGTCAGCAGTCCGACGCTGGGCGAGGCGATCGCGTTCGCGCTGCGCTACCTGGATCTGAGCTTCACCTTCTGCCTGCCGGTCGCGGAATGGAACGCGGGTGAGTTCGTGGCGTGGGTGCACGACGAAGGGGTGCCCGCCGACGTGCGGCAGTTCCTCGTCGAGCGCGATGTGACCGCGATGAACCAGGTGATGAGTGACCTGATGGGCGCTCCGCTGCGCCTGGTCCGGGCCGAATTCCGTTTCCCCGCACCGGCTTACGCAGACCGAATCCAGGACGTCACGGGCGTCCAGCCGCGGTTCGGGCAGCCCTACAATCTGTTCGCGCTCGACCCCGCGGTGCTGGAACAGCCACTGCCGCAAGCCAATGAGCACACCTGGGCGATGTGCCTGGCGCAGTGCCGCGAGCTGGTCGATCGCCGCCGGGCCCGCACCGGCATCGCGGCCCAGGTGCGCGAACTGCTGGTGCCCGGCGGCGCCGACGGGTTCTGCGCACCGCCCGGAATCGACACTGTCGCAGGCCATCTCAATATGAGCACGCGCACGCTGCGCCGCCATCTCGACGCCGCGGGGACCAGCTACCGGGCACTGCTGGACGAGGTCCGGCGCGCGCTGGCGGAGGAAATGCTCACCGCCACACCGCTGTCGGTCAGCGATGTGGCGATTCGCCTGGGTTACGCCGAATCGTCCACGTTCATCTACGCGTTCAAGCGCTGGACCGGAAGCACTCCCGCCGTCTACCGCAGGGAACGCGCGCCGGCCCGGTGA
- a CDS encoding metallophosphoesterase: protein MPMILVAQVSDTHFDLGARNAERAERVMAFLAGLRHRPNAVLVTGDVTDSGRAAQYSQAAATLRTEIPVHFLPGNHDDRAAFRTGLLGEPGTGEPINQVAWIGDGTSATSVTVALLDSTIPGEPNGRIAPETYDWLAEVLQGAPAGKPILLALHHPPAPLFSPVVDAIALEDPDRFAKLVMDDDRILGVLTGHAHSAATTTFAGKPLLIAPSTASVLGGEWELELPDHVMDYAPDPSVALHIIENNRITTHFRTVPMGGRIGVLPTEPSPEPTLHV from the coding sequence ATGCCGATGATCCTGGTGGCTCAGGTCAGCGATACACACTTCGATCTCGGCGCCCGCAACGCCGAACGCGCCGAGCGGGTGATGGCATTCCTGGCCGGCCTGCGGCACCGGCCCAATGCCGTTCTGGTCACCGGCGACGTCACCGATTCCGGCCGCGCGGCGCAATACTCGCAGGCCGCGGCGACCCTGCGCACCGAGATTCCGGTGCACTTCCTGCCCGGCAATCACGACGACCGCGCCGCCTTCCGCACCGGCCTGCTCGGCGAACCCGGCACCGGCGAGCCGATCAACCAGGTCGCCTGGATCGGGGACGGCACGTCGGCGACGAGTGTGACTGTGGCCCTGCTGGATTCAACAATCCCCGGTGAGCCGAACGGACGGATCGCCCCGGAGACCTACGACTGGCTGGCCGAGGTCCTGCAGGGCGCGCCCGCCGGCAAGCCGATCCTGCTGGCGCTGCACCATCCGCCCGCGCCGCTGTTCAGCCCGGTCGTCGATGCGATCGCGCTGGAGGATCCGGACCGCTTCGCCAAGCTCGTCATGGACGACGACCGGATCCTCGGCGTCCTCACCGGCCACGCGCACTCCGCGGCGACAACGACTTTCGCGGGCAAGCCACTGCTGATCGCGCCGAGCACCGCGTCTGTTTTGGGTGGGGAGTGGGAACTCGAACTCCCGGACCACGTCATGGATTACGCCCCGGACCCGTCGGTCGCGCTGCACATCATCGAAAACAATCGGATCACAACCCATTTCCGCACCGTCCCGATGGGCGGCCGGATCGGCGTGCTGCCCACCGAACCGAGCCCGGAACCCACCCTGCACGTGTGA